In Oreochromis niloticus isolate F11D_XX linkage group LG5, O_niloticus_UMD_NMBU, whole genome shotgun sequence, a single window of DNA contains:
- the wnk2 gene encoding serine/threonine-protein kinase WNK2 isoform X5, which produces MDSVDSSKDPPLGSTFSSAPNLDSDINANACRPVYENGTDHNVNIQNTALRGASDPSSYPSTDYQVPVRHRFIRRSQWMSDSEEPPVDTPEFVNSSPALNIDLRTIVDRSRARVLHATRLQETSSTECQVGLKDRATESVNADDEKAGRTESEPKAEVVPSDVTGKAGSDENEEEPGMKAVATSPGGRFLKFDIELGRGSFKTVYKGLDTDTWVEVAWCELQERKLSKAERQRFKEEAEMLKALQHPNIVRFYDFWESPVKGKKCIVLVTELMTSGTLKTYLKRFKVMKPKVLRSWCRQILKGLHFLHTRTPPIIHRDLKCDNIFITGPTGSVKIGDLGLATLKRASFAKSVIGTPEFMAPEMYEEHYDEAVDVYAFGMCMLEMATSEYPYSECQNAAQIYRKVTSGVKPASYSKVRDPEVKEIIGECICHRWEERYSIKDLLNHAFFAEDTGVRVELNEEDDGKKTSIALKLWVEEPKKLKGKYKDTGAIEFTFDLVHEVPEVVAQEMVDSGFFLDCDVKIVGKSIRDRVALIKWRRERTVSPNGNSETPVKKTQQNLLQVPSTGMPQGATLATTDYEDQESEQQTLICTVPAATSTTSDSGVSSTMQLDELNNQQNGPYQSLQEPVTTTQIIYSPPAQTDPQLHQGPYQQSTAQAAHDSYAHGSAQVHQGAYQQTAGQLHPGTFQQPAAQLHQGPYQCQTTVSAPATPAAAANQSRQCFPAAGPTLQTQITAQPNQEQFSSPYAVIQTGGHKPPPVSPATLPSVYSSSESTMSSTYYSHSPHRPSLPLIPLSAMPSLSTLGSPQTPLSTPQHVPSVAFPLPFFAMSVSSAVPQQQGSPSTSQPNLSFHSTHPLPLSQVQPTPYPAPNPEHGLAEQPVQIQSLTPHGILGDFQHLGAVHSVLPTVQTSLWGRVTDSETSGAGLDLAVAPTISAPVPAPASIPIPAKVDTQPPAQSPAVVGPQNQLQVPVSAQAAAMPQTTTLLKSPTSIPMQVPTAVQAAVSTPAQALVSASGPILEQTEISSLSSDILSAKPQISVPGLVSGPNTVTLPASVQSAAPVPAPASVTTSVPAPVLQPPGTQTTVSVPECSSLPATQQTADMASASSTPQQDPCAEEVLREKPISLPSYEFDSLKSDMPSGKETSDGYESFASVGKGDGKPRKHHRKSARTRSRQEKTSKPKLSMLNVCNTGDKMVECQLETHNHKMVTFKFDLDGDAPEEIATYMVENGFILMLEKEIFIDQLKDIVDKAEDMLNEDMEGERDTALSCSPLQVQPFEVLVGESQQPGGSQPVYQQNVLHTGKRWFIICPVEEIPTSSQETPSDGTTTQSPGSSAATHPADSTTAKPSREEGSSSTMSGGSGGFSYDVYGFCSPPIMSNTDPLLLATLSPPVSAPPTLQSVPSVEPAGSSVQHSMQAQTARAQTSSPHAAFPVEDSQGSPLGSISPIHASQKFPEMTCPVSIADDVPCCPLVMPLSLDVSTSQVGSPLTLPLQEPGSVKEAPSVSYAPSARSERPQQPVVLHQPFATVGGTKVSSLPQSPAPSQHGAGPSESDGEGRLGRSGFVDSTIKTLDEKLRNLLYQEYAPMYPSGSAAETPGSGTEYIQSPPGPDSATGGSGNSTPGPIGEGRYRGGEQLPQIPERMDSLSALSDSAVCASLSRRHVPHSASCSGARGRFKITPVPPEVANRRDVKQRSWSSAASPAHPVGYIRDHGQLDAMATSTTIGRFSVVSTEDDITQRTRCSRYSAPPDFYLDTPPSNAKRGSLPRAMTSVPVDVTVHARFLSSDSGAESSPAKLTPATPSQHSRSERRGSDLMKRAVAFLRRSGRSSSVQSSDSPSRHGGVHGSAYGSSDNDSEMEDSDIKRELQRLREKHLKEISELQAHQRGEVELLYRRLGKVPPPGLGVAAPHGSRRKRSSKHRLKPGKLLSPLVQQFRNVTTKTGDSSRSSTAAGTGDNTVSLNGSPAKGSFPTHSRARSCTSHLPSSTSEPVQTQQPCSLKGSLSSDNIYAGLHGDGTGTQVPPGQGWSNYPQPSERVTYKSSTKPRARFLSGPVSLSIWATLKRLCLGKERGSRSGASAGASNQSQQLPGGVTPPPHQPVIGLAQAQANNSNNKTGTYSSTSTSAHDSNLPEDLQRLMDDWAQEVLIVTHRPRTNSLSITRPQLWDQDPLQTSEHLARASDLLPWTAPGPEACSLPLSWPDGPGSTMIATPPAGAHPSYQHHSPAPFRALPSPLSISQWPGFFFPLPSGVFAFPAVASAQDTHSSIPAPSYQPTDPKARTL; this is translated from the exons ATGGATTCGGTGGATTCAAGCAAAGATCCGCCACTGGGATCCACGTTTTCCTCAGCACCTAATCTGGACTCGGACATTAATGCAAATGCTTGCAGGCCTGTGTATGAGAATGGTACAGACCACAATGTCAACATACAAAACACAGCCCTGCGTGGAGCAAGTGACCCCAGCTCATACCCCTCCACAGACTACCAGGTGCCGGTCCGCCACAGGTTTATTCGGCGGAGTCAGTGGATGTCAGACTCCGAAGAGCCGCCGGTGGACACACCGGAGTTCGTCAACAGCAGCCCGGCACTCAACATCGACCTGCGAACCATCGTTGACCGGAGTCGGGCGCGGGTTCTGCACGCGACCCGCCTACAGGAGACCTCGAGCACGGAGTGCCAGGTGGGCCTGAAAGACAGGGCCACAGAGAGCGTGAACGCGGACGACGAGAAGGCAGGCAGGACCGAAAGCGAACCCAAGGCAGAGGTCGTGCCCTCCGATGTCACAGGTAAAGCAGGAAGTGACGAAAACGAAGAGGAGCCCGGAATGAAGGCCGTAGCCACCTCGCCTGGAGGGCGCTTCCTCAAGTTTGACATCGAGCTGGGGAGAGGGTCTTTCAAAACTGTCTATAAAGGTCTCGACACCGACACCTGGGTCGAAGTGGCCTGGTGTGAGCTTCAG GAACGGAAACTGTCCaaagcagagagacagagattcaAAGAGGAAGCAGAAATGCTAAAGGCTCTCCAGCATCCCAACATTGTGCGATTTTATGACTTCTGGGAATCACCCGTCAAAGGGAAAAAGTGTATTGTTCTGGTGACAGAGCTGATGACCTCAGGGACACTAAAAAC GTATCTGAAGCGCTTTAAGGTCATGAAGCCTAAAGTTCTTAGAAGCTGGTGCAGACAAATTCTCAAAGGCCTCCACTTCCTCCACACTAGAACTCCTCCGATCATCCACAGAGACCTTAAGTGTGACAACATCTTCATCACTGGTCCTACGGGCTCTGTCAAAATCGGAGACCTGGGCCTGGCGACTCTAAAGAGAGCCTCTTTTGCTAAAAGTGTTATTG GCACTCCAGAGTTCATGGCTCCAGAGATGTATGAGGAGCACTATGACGAGGCTGTGGATGTCTACGCCTTTGGGATGTGTATGCTGGAGATGGCAACATCTGAATATCCCTACTCCGAATGTCAAAATGCTGCTCAGATCTACCGCAAAGTGACCAGC GGGGTGAAACCTGCCAGCTACAGCAAAGTCCGCGACCCAGAAGTTAAGGAAATAATCGGGGAGTGCATCTGTCACAGATGGGAAGAAAG GTACTCCATCAAGGACCTCCTGAATCACGCCTTCTTTGCAGAGGACACGGGTGTGAGGGTGGAGCTcaatgaagaagatgatgggAAAAAAACATCCATTGCTCTAAAGCTGTGGGTCGAAGAGCCTAAAAAACTGAAGGGGAAATACAAAGACACTGGTGCCATTGAGTTTACCTTTGACTTGGTGCATGAGGTCCCAGAAGTTGTTGCCCAAGAAATG GTGGATTCAGGTTTCTTCCTAGATTGTGATGTGAAGATCGTTGGGAAGTCCATCAGAGATCGTGTAGCTCTAATCAAATGGAGGAGGGAGCGGACTGTCTCACCAAATGGAAACAGCGAGACACCTGTGAAGAAAACTCAGCAGAACCTCCTGCAGGTTCCCAGTACAGGGATGCCACAGGGAGCTACATTAGCCACTACAGATTATGAAGACCAAGAGTCAGAGCAGCAGACTCTGATCTGCACCGTCCCTGCTGCCACATCTACCACAT CTGACAGTGGAGTGAGCTCCACCATGCAATTAGATGAGCTAAACAATCAGCAGAATGGCCCCTACCAATCACTTCAAGAGCCTGTTACCACAACTCAGATTATCTACAGTCCTCCTGCACAGACTGACCCTCAGCTGCACCAGGGGCCCTACCAGCAGTCCACTGCACAGGCCGCACATGACAGCTACGCACACGGATCTGCACAGGTACACCAAGGAGCGTACCAGCAAACCGCAGGCCAACTGCACCCTGGGACCTTTCAACAACCTGCAGCACAACTGCACCAGGGGCCTTATCAGTGTCAAACA acagTTTCTGCTCCAGCTACGCCAGCCGCTGCCGCTAACCAGAGCAGACAGTGCTTTCCAGCTGCAGGCCCAACTCTACAGACACAGATCACTGCCCAGCCCAACCAGGAGCAG TTTTCCTCACCATATGCAGTTATTCAAACAGGGGGCCACAAGCCTCCCCCCGTCTCCCCAGCTACTCTGCCATCTGTCTACAGCAGCAGTGAATCCACTATGTCTAGCACGTATTACTCACATTCACCCCACCGTCCCTCTCTGCCTCTGATTCCTCTTTCTGCCATGCCATCTCTGTCTACTCTTGGTAGTCCTCAGACTCCTCTGTCCACACCTCAGCATGTACCCAGTGTGGCGTTCCCCCTCCCGTTTTTTGCCATGTCCGTGTCCTCAGCAGTGCCACAGCAGCAGGGCAGCCCCTCCACATCTCAACCAAACCTAAGTTTCCATTCCACCCATCCCTTACCTCTCTCTCAGGTACAACCCACCCCATACCCTGCCCCCAATCCTGAGCACGGTCTGGCTGAGCAGCCTGTCCAG aTACAGTCACTCACTCCACATGGCATTCTGGGAGACTTTCAGCATTTGGGTGCGGTTCACTCAGTTTTGCCTACTGTTCAGACTTCTCTCTGGGGAAGGGTAACAGATTCAGAAACTAGTGGAGCTGGCCTTGATTTAGCAGTAGCTCCTACAATTTCAGCCCCAGTCCCAGCCCCAGCGTCAATCCCAATCCCAGCTAAAGTTGATACTCAACCTCCAGCACAAAGTCCGGCTGTGGTGGGACCACAAAACCAACTTCAAGTCCCAGTATCAGCTCAGGCCGCAGCTATGCCTCAAACCACAACCCTTCTTAAATCCCCCACTTCAATCCCAATGCAAGTTCCAACAGCAGTTCAAGCTGCAGTCTCAACCCCAGCTCAAGCACTAGTATCAGCATCAGGTCCCATTTTGGAGCAAACAGAAATCTCCTCTTTGAGCTCAGATATACTTTCAGCCAAACCCCAAATTTCAGTCCCAGGCTTGGTTTCGGGCCCAAACACCGTCACCCTGCCAGCATCAGTTCAGTCTGCAGCTCCTGTTcctgctccagcttctgtcACAACTTCAGTCCCAGCTCCAGTTCTGCAGCCTCCTGGCACCCAGACAACAGTCTCAGTACCCGAGTGTTCCAGCCTGCCTGCAACTCAGCAAACTGCAGACATGGCATCTGCATCCAGCACCCCTCAACAAGATCCCTGTGCAGAG GAGGTGCTTCGGGAAAAACCAATATCTTTACCCAGTTATGAATTTGACAG TCTCAAGTCTGATATGCCATCTGGTAAGGAAACAAGTGATGGCTATGAAAGCTTTGCTAGTGTGGGAAAGGGAGATGGGAAACCGAGGAAGCATCACCGCAAGTCTGCCCGCACACGTTCCAGGCAGGAAAAGACCAGCAAACCGAAACTGAGCATGCTCAAT GTTTGCAACACTGGTGATAAAATGGTCGAATGCCAGCTGGAGACTCACAACCACAAAATGGTGACATTTAAATTTGATCTGGATGGAGATGCTCCCGAGGAAATCGCTACTTACATG GTAGAGAACGGCTTCATCTTGATGTTAGAGAAGGAGATCTTTATTGACCAGCTGAAGGATATTGTGGATAAAGCTGAAGACATGCTGAATGAAGACATGGAGGGTGAAAGGGACACAGCTTTGAGTTGCAGTCCTTTACAAGTCCAGCCATTTGAAGTGCTAGTAGGAGAG AGTCAGCAGCCTGGAGGATCTCAACCAGTCTATCAGCAAAATG TTCTTCATACAGGAAAGAGATGGTTCATAATCTGCCCTGTAGAGGAGATACCCACATCCAGTCAGGAGACCCCCTCTGACGGGACAACTACGCAGTCACCTGGGAGCTCAGCTGCTACCCACCCTGCTGACAGCACCACTGCAAAGCCCTCCAGAG AAGAGGGTTCATCTTCCACAATGTCTGGGGGAAGCGGAGGCTTTTCTTATGACGTGTACGGATTCTGCAGTCCTCCAATAATGTCCAACACAGACCCGCTCCTCTTGGCCACCCTGTCACCTCCTGTGTCTGCACCCCCGACTCTCCAGTCAGTGCCATCAGTGGAGCCAGCAGGCAGTTCAGTGCAACACAGCATGCAAGCCCAGACAGCCAGAGCGCAAACATCATCCCCGCATGCTGCTTTCCCTGTGGAAGATTCACAGGGATCCCCTCTCGGCTCCATCTCACCAATCCATGCATCTCAGAAGTTCCCTGAAATGACATGCCCAGTTTCTATTGCTGACGACGTACCCTGCTGCCCTCTGGTCATGCCCCTCTCTCTCGATGTGAGCACTTCACAGGTTGGATCTCCGCTTACTCTTCCGCTCCAGGAGCCAGGATCGGTCAAAGAGGCACCGTCTGTCTCCTACGCCCCCTCAGCACGGAGCGAGCGACCACAGCAGCCTGTGGTGCTGCATCAGCCTTTTGCCACTGTTGGAGGGACCAAAGTGTCTTCACTACCACAGAGTCCAGCACCATCCCAGCATGGTGCAGGCCCCAGTGAGTCTGATGGTGAAGGAAGACTGGGTCGTAGCGGGTTTGTGGACAGCACCATTAAAACCCTGGATGAGAAATTACGGAATTTGCTCTACCAGGAATATGCTCCCATGTATCCATCAGGCAGCGCTGCAGAGACACCAGGGTCTGGCACAGAGTACATCCAGTCTCCTCCTGGTCCAGACAGCGCCACAGGAGGCTCAGGGAACAGCACCCCAGGGCCAATAGGGGAGGGACGCTACAGGGGAGGAGAACAGCTG CCTCAAATTCCAGAGAGAATGGACAGTTTGAGCGCACTGAGTGATTCAGCTGTGTGTG CGTCCCTGTCGAGAAGACACGTTCCTCACTCTGCTTCATGCTCTGGAGCAAGAGGTCGATTTAAG ATCACTCCTGTTCCCCCTGAAGTGGCCAACAGACGAGATGTGAAGCAAAGGAGCTGGAGCAGCGCTGCCTCACCGGCGCACCCTGTGGGATACATTAGGGACCATGGTCAGCTTGATGCCATGGCTACCTCCACCACAATTGGCCGTTTCTCTGTGGTGAGCACTGAagatgacatcacacagaggACACGTTGTAGCCGTTACTCTGCCCCGCCAGATTTCTATCTGGACACGCCTCCTTCTAACGCCAAGCGGGGCTCTTTGCCTCGTGCAATGACATCCGTCCCTGTGGATGTCACGGTGCACGCTCGCTTCCTCTCCTCAGATTCAGGGGCGGAGAGCAGCCCTGCAAAGCTGACTCCTGCCACTCCGTCGCAACACTCCCGCTCCGAGCGCAGAGGAAGTGACCTCATGAAAAGGGCAGTGGCCTTTCTCCGTCGTTCTGGTCGCAGCAGCAGCGTGCAGAGCTCTGACTCACCGAGCAGGCATGGAGGGGTGCACGGCTCTGCCTATGGCAGCAGCGATAATGACTCCGAGATGGAGGACTCAGACATAAAGAGAGAACTACAGAGACTCAGGGAGAA ACATCTGAAGGAAATCTCTGAGCTGCAGGCCCATCAGCGAGGGGAAGTGGAGCTCCTGTATCGAAGACTTGGTAAAGTTCCTCCTCCTGGCCTGGGAGTTGCTGCACCACATGGCAGCCGTAGAAAGAGGTCCAGCAAGCACAGGCTGAAGCCAGGCAAACTTCTCAGCCCTCTGGTTCAACAGTTTAGAAATGTCACAACCAAAACTGGTGACTCTAGCAGATCCA GTACTGCTGCAGGTACGGGTGACAACACAGTTAGTTTAAATGGGTCTCCAGCTAAAGGGTCTTTCCCCACTCACAGCAGGGCCCGGTCATGCACCAGCCACCTTCCCAGCTCAACTTCGGAGCCTGTGCAGACTCAGCAGCCCTGCTCCCTTAAAGGCTCTTTATCTTCTGATAATATTTACGCTGGACTACACGGAGATGGAACTGGTACACAAGTGCCACCGGGGCAAG GCTGGTCTAATTACCCTCAACCATCTGAGAGAGTGACCTATAAATCGAGTACCAAGCCACGAGCTAGATTTCTCAGTGGGCCTGTGTCTTTATCTATCT GGGCGACTCTGAAGCGACTTTGTCTTGGTAAAGAGCGTGGTAGCA GGTCTGGAGCTTCAGCAGGGGCTTCCAATCAGTCACAGCAGCTGCCTGGGGGTGTCACACCTCCTCCACATCAGCCGGTGATAGGATTGGCCCAAGCTCAAGCTAATAACAGTAACAACAAAACAGGCACATACAGTAGCACATCCACGAGTGCCCACGATAGCAACCTGCCTGAAGACTTACAACGACTAATGGATGACTGGGCCCAGGAGGTTCTGATTGTCACCCACCGGCCTCGCACTAACTCTCTGAGTATCACTCGACCCCAGCTTTGGGATCAGGATCCACTTCAAACAAGTGAACACCTTGCTAGGGCTTCAGAT TTATTGCCATGGACAGCTCCAGGACCTGAGGCCTGTAGTCTGCCACTGTCCTGGCCTGACGGCCCTGGGTCAACAATGATCGCCACGCCGCCGGCAGGGGCGCATCCCTCTTATCAGCATCACTCTCCTGCTCCATTCAGGGCCTTGCCCTCACCTCTCTCTATTAGCCAGTGGCCTGGGTTTTTCTTTCCCCTTCCTTCAGGAGTCTTTGCCTTTCCTGCTGTGGCCTCAGCTCAGGATACCCACAGCTCCATTCCAGCACCATCATATCAGCCAACTGACCCAAAAGCGAGGACTCTCTAA